The following are encoded together in the Bactrocera neohumeralis isolate Rockhampton chromosome 6, APGP_CSIRO_Bneo_wtdbg2-racon-allhic-juicebox.fasta_v2, whole genome shotgun sequence genome:
- the LOC126762453 gene encoding uncharacterized protein LOC126762453, whose protein sequence is MAKYSCHDTPFLCEYCQARGLSPIRVENSKLELLRVKERKVLRIKSELRPCNHPNNNSKHNFDQKATQTHNRLKRPKITANITHFPNGKYEKEIKKQETEQEPSTLKAYSFRERTERKQRYLPEQATTSNRNERNSPKLWRPLKRTVSKITKESGTDDTSNTRNLQTRESSKKRKIANLPEQYPDETHLDKRSERVYVVNQYETNNSTTEETTSSSEYSQELTISVINGKNEDSELERWYKYRKPESKSKEIGTKPSRIPVRKRRQTRRTSATTTSSSRQDIETIKPFKESASEYKLLRVSQISHSTSTSPSGIEEKHSEHGSVQEIEHSKDSEKASQTDIKEYISKTKTPPPIKPKPKPNKMKIEGNKEDHEKCTNYPPGLELPENIITKTSDFERKHSTKKSIRQSTLEQSLSTRSIIIISNQESDIHSPKPEHSIGSMNSTSYILQRKCELFESSIKISVPNSSQETAATQLFEAQGPVKDTQITTKYSDCPCESSSQKSESLQKYGITRTSDSIQELVNDETLNECSYIPIIKSDSFEPIQQDCSIDMDQERSPEVAENVIDRVNGHGTSIESNLFEDLKGYERFRNYTSIPKLRHRSNVPVIENSDDHPLPLKRHDELEKQVLIENSQQQLSKVLQSDSNEPQDSLSKIFEQAKKKYKDRKLLEETELFEQKMQSFRLYEYIPDLDEKNYQCEENGSGRSYRKRPSTSQSLKSIEGHQRCRSPELSTNIESTNNEQLQNLAHKRQEHHQESTDYEAIKSARDVARATELNEYRQGSDLDNRLLKPFKYPTSIYERQSKYQPMTEPSTTRTKSLRSKETQTLPEVEHARWENLKTTTRNRATQKQKSINSVSEESERSLENISEKQRSLAEKQDPLSDPTGKNKTIVEAATENLLTNDNQPFDLVSPKSSQDHTESRKDLALRLEDAGISLGSRNRRESVTSESINLGNNVTKKERPSLYCRDPPNKLTKSKEKYKNQKENKMLENKKQTDCDCVLEKAVEESTLLNNEMRAKEMKESIEKDTLLRRNKKSPSSRTTNEKQIGSRKFDSKETGKEVKK, encoded by the coding sequence ATGGCGAAGTATTCTTGCCACGACACCCCCTTTCTATGTGAGTATTGTCAGGCGCGCGGTTTAAGCCCAATAAGAGTAGAAAACTCAAAACTAGAACTGTTGCGTGTCAAAGAACGTAAAGTCCTACGTATAAAATCCGAACTTCGCCCTTGTAATCACccaaataacaacagcaaacacaatTTTGATCAAAAGGCAACTCAAACGCACAACAGGCTTAAGAGACCGAAAATCACAGCAAATATCACACATTTTCCGAATGGGAAGTATGAAAAGGAGATAAAGAAGCAAGAAACAGAACAAGAACCATCTACCTTAAAAGCGTATTCATTTAGAGAACGTACGGAACGAAAACAGCGCTATTTGCCAGAACAGGCGACTACGAGTAacagaaatgaaagaaattcaCCCAAATTATGGAGGCCTCTAAAGCGCACAGTTTCGAAAATTACTAAAGAGAGCGGCACAGACGATACAAGTAATACAAGAAACCTCCAAACGAGAGAGTCTagtaaaaagcgaaaaatagCAAACCTTCCGGAACAATACCCTGACGAAACACATTTAGATAAAAGATCAGAGAGAGTTTATGTCGTTAATCAGTATGAAACCAATAATTCGACAACAGAAGAAACCACAAGCTCCTCAGAATACTCTCAAGAGCTAACGATATCTGTAATAAATGGAAAGAATGAAGACAGTGAGTTAGAACGCTGGTATAAATATAGAAAGCCTGAATCCAAATCAAAAGAAATAGGCACTAAACCTTCACGGATACCAGTGAGAAAACGTAGGCAAACAAGAAGAACGTCGGCAACAACAACCTCAAGCAGTCGTCAAGATATAGAAACTATTAAACCATTTAAAGAAAGTGCTTCAGAATACAAATTGTTAAGAGTTTCCCAAATAAGTCATTCAACAAGCACAAGTCCAAGTGGTATAGAAGAAAAGCATTCAGAACACGGTTCGGTTCAAGAAATTGAACATTCGAAAGATAGTGAAAAAGCATCACAGACAGACATTAAAGAATACATTTCAAAAACGAAAACTCCACCCCCGATAAAGCCGAAACCAAAAcctaacaaaatgaaaattgaaggAAATAAAGAGGACCATGAGAAATGCACTAATTATCCCCCGGGGCTAGAACTTCCCGAAAACATCATAACTAAAACCTCGGATTTCGAACGAAAGCATAGTACTAAAAAATCTATACGTCAGTCGACATTAGAACAATCTCTGAGTACAAGATCAATAATAATTATATCAAATCAAGAGAGTGACATTCATTCGCCGAAACCAGAGCACAGTATAGGAAGCATGAATTCCACTTCATATATATTACAGAGAAAATGTGAACTGTTTGAATCAAGTATCAAAATTAGTGTACCGAATTCTTCACAAGAAACTGCGGCAACACAATTATTCGAAGCACAAGGGCCGGTTAAAGACACTCAAATAACCACCAAATATTCTGACTGCCCTTGCGAAAGTTCTTCTCAAAAATCAGAATCTCTGCAGAAATATGGCATTACCAGAACTTCTGATAGCATTCAGGAGCTCGTCAATGACGAAACTTTGAATGAATGCTCTTATATTCCCATAATAAAAAGCGATTCATTTGAACCAATTCAGCAAGACTGCAGCATTGATATGGATCAAGAACGCTCGCCAGAAGTCGCTGAAAATGTGATAGATCGAGTTAACGGTCATGGCACAAGTATTGAGAGTAATTTATTCGAAGATTTGAAAGGTTATGAACGATTCAGAAACTATACCTCGATACCAAAACTTCGTCATCGGTCAAATGTACCAGTAATAGAAAACTCAGATGACCATCCTTTACCCTTAAAAAGACACGATGAACTAGAGAAACAAGTGTTAATTGAAAATAGTCAACAGCAATTAAGTAAGGTGTTACAAAGCGACAGTAATGAACCACAAGATTCTTTATCAAAGATATTCGAgcaagccaaaaaaaaatataaggacAGAAAATTGTTGGAAGAAACAGAACTATttgaacagaaaatgcaaagtTTTCGCCTATATGAATATATACCCGATCtggatgaaaaaaattaccaatGTGAAGAAAATGGAAGTGGAAGATCTTATAGAAAGAGACCTTCTACATCTCAAAGTTTGAAGTCAATTGAAGGTCATCAAAGGTGCCGAAGTCCGGAGCTGAGTACTAATATTGAAAGTACCAACAATgaacaattgcaaaatttagcacacaaAAGGCAAGAACATCATCAAGAAAGCACTGACTATGAAGCAATAAAGAGTGCTCGAGATGTAGCGAGAGCCACAGAGTTAAATGAATATAGACAAGGCAGTGATTTAGACAATCGACTTTTGAAGCCATTTAAGTATCCGACAAGCATATATGAAAGACAATCTAAATATCAGCCAATGACCGAACCGTCGACCACGCGAACAAAGTCGCTACGATCTAAGGAAACACAAACTTTACCGGAAGTGGAACATGCTCGCtgggaaaatttgaaaacaacaacacgTAACAgagcaacacaaaaacaaaagtcaatAAATAGTGTATCGGAAGAAAGCGAGCGATCACTAGAGAACATATCTGAAAAACAAAGGAGTTTGGCTGAAAAACAAGATCCATTAAGTGATCCAACTGGTAAGAATAAAACGATTGTAGAAGCGGCAACAGAGAATTTGTTAACAAACGACAATCAACCGTTCGATCTGGTAAGCCCCAAATCATCACAAGATCACACAGAATCTAGAAAAGATCTAGCTTTAAGACTGGAAGATGCGGGCATAAGTTTGGGTTCGCGAAACCGGAGAGAAAGTGTTACTTCAGAAAGCATTAATTTGGGAAACAACGTTACAAAGAAGGAGAGACCAAGTCTATATTGCAGGGATCCACCAAATAAGCTAACCAAAAGcaaagaaaagtataaaaatcaaaaagaaaacaagatgcttgaaaacaaaaagcaaaccgATTGTGACTGTGTCCTGGAAAAGGCAGTT